A single region of the Vulgatibacter sp. genome encodes:
- a CDS encoding NAD(P) transhydrogenase subunit alpha: MLMGPLLIGLYVFVLAIFVGFEVINKVPATLHTPLMSGANAISGITIVGALYAAQTSEISLSNVLGALAIAFATINVVGGFLVTDRMLRMFGGKRR; the protein is encoded by the coding sequence ATGTTGATGGGTCCGCTCTTGATCGGCCTGTACGTCTTCGTTCTCGCCATCTTCGTCGGCTTCGAGGTGATCAACAAGGTCCCCGCGACGCTGCACACCCCGTTGATGTCCGGCGCCAACGCCATCTCGGGGATCACCATCGTCGGCGCGCTCTACGCAGCGCAGACCTCGGAGATCTCCCTCTCCAACGTGCTCGGGGCACTCGCCATCGCCTTCGCCACGATCAACGTGGTGGGTGGTTTCCTCGTCACCGACCGCATGCTGCGCATGTTCGGGGGGAAGCGTCGATGA